From one Triticum urartu cultivar G1812 chromosome 3, Tu2.1, whole genome shotgun sequence genomic stretch:
- the LOC125548596 gene encoding oil body-associated protein 2B-like: MSSSDQNPAPTPTSGAGGTAPPPGRPTTVSSQAIDMGAQVLQTLKPVRQMKQHACSFALYAHDMHRQLEVHHFVSRLNQDVLQCAVYDSDKPSARLIGVEYIVSDNIFEALPPEEQRLWHSHAYEVKAGLWTDVGVPEMLQTSEMARMAKTYGKFWCTWQVDRSDRLPLGAPALMMSPQAVEPGRVRAELVRARDERCKVDSSARGLKAERVEMDEPEWINPNADYWRLHGKGFAVDVTATEMKQHAPFP, translated from the exons ATGTCCTCCAGTGATCAGAACCCAGCGCCCACGCCCACCTCGGGCGCCGGcgggacggcgccgccgccgggcAGGCCGACCACGGTCTCCTCGCAGGCGATCGACATGGGCGCTCAGGTGCTGCAGACGTTGAAGCCGGTGCGCCAGATGAAGCAGCACGCGTGCAGCTTCGCGCTGTACGCACACGACATGCACCGGCAGCTCGAGGTCCACCACTTCGTCTCCCGCCTCAACCAGGACGTCCTCCAGTGCGCCGTCTATGACTCCGACAAGCCGTCGGCCCGCCTCATCG GTGTGGAGTACATCGTGTCGGACAACATCTTCGAGGCCCTGCCGCCGGAGGAGCAGAGGCTGTGGCACTCGCACGCCTACGAGGTCAAGGCCGGGCTGTGGACCGACGTGGGCGTGCCGGAGATGCTGCAGACCTCGGAGATGGCCAGGATGGCCAAGACGTACGGCAAGTTCTGGTGCACGTGGCAGGTGGACCGCAGCGACCGGCTGCCCCTCGGCGCGCCGGCGCTCATGATGTCGCCGCAGGCCGTGGAGCCGGGCCGGGTGCGCGCCGAGCTGGTGCGCGCGCGCGACGAGAGGTGCAAGGTGGACAGCTCCGCTCGTGGGCTCAAGGCTGAGAGGGTGGAGATGGATGAGCCGGAGTGGATCAACCCGAACGCCGACTACTGGCGACTGCACGGCAAGGGGTTCGCCGTAGACGTCACGGCCACGGAGATGAAGCAGCACGCGCCCTTCCCTTGA